The Pantoea nemavictus genome includes a region encoding these proteins:
- a CDS encoding ABC transporter ATP-binding protein, with the protein MTYALEISGLTKTYPGGVQALKGLDLNVEAGDFYALLGPNGAGKSTTIGIISSLVNKSGGSVRVFGYDLQKDVVNAKRQLGLVPQEFNFNPFETVMQIVVNQAGYYGVERAEANKRAEKYLNQLDLWGKRNERARMLSGGMKRRLMIARALMHEPKLLILDEPTAGVDIELRRSMWSFLKELNIKGTTIILTTHYLEEAEMLCRNIGIIQSGELVENTSMKGLLSKLQSETFILDLAPRSPLPQLEGFQYRLVDTSTLEVEVMREQGLNSVFSQLSAQGVQVLSMRNKANRLEELFVSLTQGKTGVKA; encoded by the coding sequence ATGACATATGCACTGGAAATTTCCGGGCTGACCAAAACCTATCCCGGCGGCGTACAGGCGCTGAAAGGACTCGATCTCAACGTGGAAGCGGGGGATTTTTACGCCTTGCTCGGGCCTAACGGTGCCGGAAAATCCACCACCATCGGTATTATCAGCTCGCTGGTGAATAAATCTGGTGGCAGCGTGCGCGTGTTTGGTTATGACCTGCAAAAAGATGTGGTCAACGCCAAGCGTCAGCTCGGGCTGGTGCCGCAGGAGTTCAACTTCAATCCGTTTGAAACCGTGATGCAGATTGTGGTGAATCAGGCGGGTTACTACGGCGTGGAACGTGCCGAAGCCAACAAGCGTGCAGAAAAATACCTTAACCAGCTTGATCTGTGGGGCAAGCGCAACGAACGTGCGCGTATGCTTTCGGGCGGGATGAAGCGCCGCCTGATGATTGCGCGTGCCTTGATGCATGAGCCGAAGCTGCTCATCCTCGATGAGCCCACTGCGGGCGTGGATATCGAACTGCGCCGTTCGATGTGGAGTTTCCTGAAAGAGCTGAATATCAAAGGCACCACCATCATCCTCACCACGCACTATCTGGAAGAGGCGGAGATGCTGTGCCGCAATATTGGCATCATTCAGAGCGGCGAGCTGGTGGAAAACACCTCGATGAAAGGGCTGCTCTCCAAGCTGCAATCCGAAACCTTCATTCTGGATCTCGCTCCGCGCAGTCCGCTGCCGCAGCTGGAGGGCTTCCAGTATCGACTGGTGGATACCTCCACGCTGGAAGTGGAAGTGATGCGCGAGCAAGGACTGAACAGCGTGTTCAGTCAGCTGAGCGCGCAGGGCGTGCAGGTACTGAGTATGCGCAATAAAGCTAACCGCCTTGAGGAGCTGTTCGTCAGCCTGACACAGGGAAAAACAGGAGTGAAAGCATGA
- a CDS encoding ABC transporter permease: protein MTHLYWVALKSIWSKEINRFARIWIQTLVPPVITMTLYFIIFGNLIGSRIGDMHGFSYMQFIVPGLIMMAVITNAYANVASSFFSAKFQRNIEELLVAPVPTHIIIAGYVGGGVARGVCVGILVTAISLFFVPFHVHSWSMVALTLLLTAILFSLAGLLNAVFARTFDDISLIPTFVLTPLTYLGGVFYSLTLLPPFWQAVSKLNPVVYMISGFRYGFLGINDVPLVFTLSVLIAFIVVFYVLVYTLIQRGRGLRT from the coding sequence ATGACGCACTTGTATTGGGTGGCGCTCAAGAGTATCTGGAGCAAAGAGATTAACCGCTTCGCCCGCATCTGGATTCAGACGCTGGTGCCGCCGGTAATCACCATGACGCTCTATTTCATCATCTTCGGCAATCTGATTGGTTCGCGCATCGGCGATATGCACGGTTTCAGCTACATGCAGTTTATCGTGCCGGGCCTGATCATGATGGCGGTGATCACTAACGCTTACGCCAACGTGGCATCATCGTTCTTCAGCGCCAAGTTCCAGCGCAATATTGAAGAGCTGCTGGTGGCGCCGGTGCCAACGCACATCATCATCGCCGGTTATGTCGGCGGTGGCGTGGCGCGTGGTGTGTGCGTGGGGATTTTGGTTACCGCGATTTCACTGTTCTTCGTGCCGTTCCACGTACATTCATGGTCGATGGTGGCGCTGACGCTGCTGCTGACAGCGATCTTATTCTCGCTGGCGGGCCTGCTGAATGCGGTCTTCGCGCGCACCTTTGACGATATCAGCCTGATTCCGACCTTCGTGCTGACGCCGTTAACCTATCTTGGCGGCGTGTTCTACTCGCTGACTCTGCTGCCGCCGTTCTGGCAAGCGGTGTCGAAGCTCAATCCGGTGGTGTATATGATCAGCGGCTTCCGTTACGGTTTCCTCGGCATCAACGATGTGCCGCTGGTGTTTACGCTATCGGTGCTGATTGCCTTTATCGTGGTGTTTTACGTGCTGGTGTATACGCTGATTCAGCGTGGCAGGGGATTAAGAACTTAA
- a CDS encoding acyltransferase family protein, whose product MNRVSWIDNLRGMSILAVIFLHCMIAVNQQAGHFTAFNELVNQLLAPVRMGLMCFIAGMFVESGLRKGVNRYLRNKVSTILYPFAIWALIYGGLKFLFSSMANHPQSPLGIILGHLSGSDITWFLHSLFLFFVLIIPARRLPCWLVLALCIIGSLWLPAIPADSLFASFDNLHINKSITLFAFFYVGDWLVRNDTDIALVAQRRQVMGISLASFLLLSAFSLWGGLGQHSPLMLPLALVSIPLFVLLAERVHLRWINYIGRHSIVFYLSHYLAIQVCSKFLRVEHSTLWLDDIRFLLAFMAAVALPAVLCQLRDRGWFGWLFTLKRKRTSPLVSA is encoded by the coding sequence ATGAATCGTGTTTCATGGATCGATAACTTACGCGGGATGAGTATCCTCGCAGTGATATTTTTGCATTGTATGATTGCGGTGAATCAGCAGGCGGGACATTTCACGGCATTCAACGAACTGGTTAATCAGCTATTAGCACCTGTGCGGATGGGGTTGATGTGCTTTATTGCCGGGATGTTTGTCGAGAGTGGCTTACGCAAAGGCGTTAACCGCTATTTACGTAATAAAGTCAGCACTATTCTTTATCCCTTCGCAATTTGGGCGCTTATTTATGGCGGACTTAAATTCCTGTTTAGCTCGATGGCCAATCATCCACAGTCGCCGTTGGGAATTATTTTAGGTCATCTGAGCGGTAGCGATATAACGTGGTTTTTGCATTCACTGTTCTTATTCTTCGTGCTGATCATTCCGGCGCGTCGTTTGCCATGCTGGCTGGTGCTAGCGTTGTGCATCATTGGTAGCCTGTGGCTTCCCGCTATCCCCGCTGATTCACTCTTTGCCAGCTTTGATAATCTGCATATCAATAAATCGATAACCTTGTTCGCTTTTTTCTATGTGGGTGACTGGCTGGTGCGCAATGACACGGATATAGCACTGGTGGCGCAGCGTCGTCAGGTGATGGGAATCTCGCTGGCAAGTTTTCTGTTGCTTTCAGCATTCAGCTTATGGGGCGGATTAGGCCAGCATTCGCCTTTAATGCTGCCTTTAGCCCTCGTCTCAATTCCGCTGTTTGTGCTACTTGCTGAGCGGGTTCATCTTCGCTGGATAAACTATATTGGTCGTCATTCGATAGTGTTTTATTTGTCGCATTACCTGGCGATTCAGGTTTGCAGTAAATTCCTGCGTGTTGAGCACTCAACGCTGTGGCTGGATGATATACGTTTTCTGCTGGCATTTATGGCGGCCGTCGCACTGCCCGCTGTGCTCTGTCAGCTACGCGATAGAGGCTGGTTTGGCTGGTTATTCACGCTAAAAAGAAAGAGAACGTCGCCACTGGTGAGTGCGTAA
- the panD gene encoding aspartate 1-decarboxylase, giving the protein MIRTVLQGKLHRVKVTQADLHYEGSCAIDQDFLDASGILQYEAIDIYNVTNGQRFSTYAIAAERGSKIISVNGAAARCACAGDIMIICSYVQVEDEVARSWQPKVAYFEGDNEMKRLAKALPVQVA; this is encoded by the coding sequence ATGATTCGTACCGTACTTCAGGGCAAACTGCATCGCGTTAAAGTCACCCAGGCAGATTTGCATTACGAAGGTTCCTGCGCCATTGACCAGGATTTCCTCGATGCGTCCGGCATTCTGCAGTATGAAGCCATCGACATCTATAACGTCACCAACGGCCAGCGTTTTTCAACCTATGCGATTGCCGCTGAACGTGGCTCGAAGATCATTTCGGTCAACGGCGCCGCCGCACGCTGTGCCTGTGCTGGCGATATCATGATCATCTGCTCTTACGTGCAGGTGGAAGATGAAGTCGCGCGCAGCTGGCAGCCGAAAGTCGCCTATTTTGAAGGCGACAATGAAATGAAGCGCCTCGCTAAGGCGTTGCCGGTTCAGGTAGCCTGA
- the panC gene encoding pantoate--beta-alanine ligase: MLIIETLPMLRREIRRWRQAGKRIALVPTMGNLHDGHLTLVDEARERADIVVVSIFVNPMQFERPDDLARYPRTLQDDCEKLNRHSVDVVFAPAPAEVYPQGLDSQTFVEVPGLSSLLEGASRPGHFRGVSTVVSKLFNLVQPDIACFGEKDFQQLAIIRKMVADMGFDIEIVGVPTVRAQDGLALSSRNGYLTADERKIAAGLSKVMNSMAERLSNGERHVEEIIEQAEASLRDRGFRPDGLAICDAATLQALTVDSQRAVILMAAWLGNARLIDNQQVDLTE, translated from the coding sequence GTGCTGATCATCGAAACACTGCCGATGCTGCGTCGTGAAATTCGTCGCTGGCGTCAGGCAGGCAAACGTATCGCGCTCGTCCCGACCATGGGCAACCTGCATGACGGTCATCTGACGTTGGTCGATGAAGCGCGTGAACGGGCCGATATTGTGGTGGTATCCATTTTCGTTAACCCGATGCAGTTTGAGCGTCCCGACGACCTGGCGCGCTATCCACGCACGCTGCAGGACGATTGCGAGAAGCTCAATCGTCACAGCGTCGATGTGGTATTTGCGCCGGCGCCAGCGGAGGTTTACCCGCAAGGTCTCGATAGCCAGACGTTTGTCGAAGTACCGGGACTCTCATCGCTGCTGGAAGGCGCCAGCCGTCCGGGCCATTTCCGCGGCGTCTCCACCGTCGTCAGCAAATTGTTCAATCTGGTGCAGCCCGACATCGCCTGCTTCGGCGAGAAAGATTTTCAACAGCTGGCGATTATCCGCAAGATGGTGGCGGATATGGGCTTTGATATTGAGATCGTGGGTGTGCCAACGGTGCGCGCCCAAGATGGTCTGGCGCTGAGTTCGCGCAATGGTTATCTCACCGCCGACGAACGTAAAATCGCCGCCGGTCTCAGTAAGGTGATGAACAGCATGGCCGAGCGTCTGAGCAATGGCGAGCGCCATGTCGAAGAGATTATCGAGCAAGCGGAAGCGTCGCTGCGCGATCGGGGTTTCCGTCCGGATGGATTAGCCATCTGCGATGCCGCAACCCTGCAAGCGCTAACTGTCGATAGCCAACGCGCGGTGATTTTAATGGCCGCCTGGCTGGGCAATGCGCGGCTGATCGATAATCAGCAAGTGGATCTGACGGAGTAA
- the panB gene encoding 3-methyl-2-oxobutanoate hydroxymethyltransferase, translated as MKPTTISHLRQLKTSGRKFATLTAYDFSFARLFANEGIQVMLIGDSLGMTVQGHESTLPVTVADIAYHTAAVRRGAPQALLMADLPFMSYATPEHTFTNAAQLMRAGANMVKLEGGEWLAETVRMLTERAVPVCGHLGLTPQSVNVFGGYKVQGRDEAAAERLLADALALEAAGMQLLVLECVPVALAERVTKALSVPVIGIGAGNVTDGQILVMHDAFGITGGHIPKFAKNFLAETGDIRAAIRQYIADVEAGIYPAAEHSFQ; from the coding sequence ATGAAACCGACAACTATCTCCCATCTACGCCAACTCAAAACCAGCGGCCGCAAATTTGCCACGCTGACGGCGTACGATTTTAGTTTTGCCCGTCTCTTTGCCAATGAAGGCATTCAGGTGATGCTGATTGGTGATTCGCTCGGCATGACCGTGCAAGGCCATGAATCGACGTTACCGGTTACCGTCGCGGATATCGCTTATCATACCGCCGCCGTGCGCCGTGGCGCGCCGCAGGCACTGTTAATGGCTGACCTGCCGTTTATGAGTTATGCCACGCCGGAACACACCTTCACTAATGCCGCGCAGCTGATGCGCGCCGGTGCCAACATGGTGAAGCTGGAGGGCGGTGAGTGGCTGGCGGAAACCGTGCGCATGCTGACCGAGCGCGCCGTACCGGTGTGCGGCCATCTGGGACTGACACCGCAATCGGTTAATGTTTTCGGCGGCTATAAAGTACAGGGCCGCGATGAAGCTGCCGCCGAACGTCTGCTGGCTGATGCACTAGCGCTGGAAGCCGCGGGCATGCAGCTGCTGGTGCTGGAGTGCGTCCCGGTGGCATTAGCCGAGCGCGTCACCAAAGCGCTGTCGGTGCCGGTGATTGGTATCGGCGCTGGCAACGTCACCGACGGTCAGATTCTGGTGATGCATGACGCCTTTGGCATTACCGGCGGCCACATTCCCAAATTTGCCAAAAATTTCCTCGCCGAAACTGGCGACATTCGTGCGGCAATTCGCCAATATATCGCCGACGTTGAAGCGGGCATCTATCCAGCCGCTGAACACAGTTTCCAGTAA
- the folK gene encoding 2-amino-4-hydroxy-6-hydroxymethyldihydropteridine diphosphokinase produces MTRVYLALGSNLADPLHQVDAALAALDAIPYTSRLKTSSLYRTPPYGPPDQPDYLNAVVELETALAAEALLDHTQRIELDHGRVRKAERWGPRTLDLDIMLFGNATINTPRLTVPHYDMHNRAFMLVPLLEIAPQLALPNGQALAEILARLDRSAIRLWSE; encoded by the coding sequence ATGACCCGCGTTTACCTCGCTTTAGGCAGTAATCTGGCCGATCCGCTGCATCAGGTTGATGCAGCGCTGGCCGCACTGGATGCCATTCCGTACACCTCGCGCCTCAAAACCTCTTCGTTATATCGCACGCCGCCGTACGGCCCTCCGGATCAGCCCGATTACCTTAATGCGGTGGTGGAACTGGAAACCGCGCTGGCTGCCGAAGCGCTGCTCGATCACACGCAACGTATCGAGCTGGATCACGGTCGCGTGCGTAAAGCTGAACGTTGGGGACCGCGTACGCTGGATCTCGACATCATGCTGTTTGGCAACGCTACGATTAACACCCCGCGTCTCACCGTGCCGCATTACGACATGCACAATCGCGCTTTTATGCTGGTGCCGTTGCTGGAGATTGCGCCGCAGCTGGCGCTGCCAAACGGGCAAGCATTGGCTGAGATTCTTGCCAGGCTGGATCGCAGCGCTATCCGTTTGTGGTCTGAGTAA
- the pcnB gene encoding polynucleotide adenylyltransferase PcnB, with translation MFTRVANFCRRVLKRDEEAPEEVEAEKSLMTVIPRESHNISRKDISENALKVLYRLNKAGYEAYLVGGGVRDLLLGSKPKDFDITTNATPEQMRKLFRNCRLVGRRFRLAHVMFGPEVIEVATFRGHHQEESEEDRNSSQRGQNGMLLRDNIFGSIEDDAQRRDLTINSLYYSVADFTVRDYVGGLHDLQEGIIRLIGDPETRYREDPVRMLRVVRFAAKLQMRIAAETAEPIPRLATLLNDIPPARMFEESLKLLQAGYGYRTYQMMREYQLFQPLFPTLTRGFTAESDSLMERMLAQVLKNTDTRIQNDMRVNPAFLFAAMFWYPQLESAERIAQESGLTYYDAFALSMNEILDEACRALAIPKRITTLIRDIWQLQLRMSRRHGKRAWKLMEHPKFRAAYDLMALRADVENNPELQKLTHWWGEFQAAAPVQQKTMMTTLGDDPAPRRKPRRPRRRPTGPRRDTNSAQ, from the coding sequence ATTTTTACCCGAGTCGCTAATTTTTGCCGGAGAGTCCTCAAGCGTGATGAGGAGGCGCCTGAAGAGGTGGAAGCTGAGAAGAGTCTGATGACCGTCATTCCACGCGAAAGCCACAACATCTCACGCAAAGATATCAGCGAAAACGCCCTTAAAGTGCTCTATCGCCTGAACAAAGCCGGATACGAAGCTTACCTGGTTGGCGGCGGCGTGCGTGATTTGCTGCTCGGCAGCAAGCCAAAAGACTTTGATATCACCACCAACGCCACGCCTGAGCAGATGCGCAAGCTGTTCCGCAACTGCCGCCTGGTGGGTCGTCGTTTCCGTCTGGCGCATGTGATGTTCGGTCCGGAAGTGATCGAAGTTGCCACCTTCCGCGGCCATCATCAGGAAGAGAGCGAAGAAGATCGCAATAGCTCGCAGCGCGGCCAGAACGGCATGCTGCTGCGCGACAACATCTTCGGCAGCATTGAAGATGATGCCCAGCGCCGCGATCTGACCATCAACAGCCTCTATTACAGCGTGGCCGATTTCACCGTCCGCGATTACGTCGGCGGCCTGCACGATCTGCAGGAAGGCATCATTCGCCTGATTGGCGATCCGGAAACACGCTATCGCGAAGATCCGGTGCGCATGCTGCGTGTGGTACGTTTTGCCGCCAAGCTGCAGATGCGTATTGCTGCAGAAACCGCCGAGCCGATCCCGCGCCTGGCGACGCTGCTGAATGACATTCCTCCGGCGCGTATGTTTGAAGAGTCACTCAAGCTGCTGCAGGCCGGTTACGGCTACCGCACCTATCAGATGATGCGTGAATATCAGCTGTTCCAGCCGCTGTTCCCGACGCTGACGCGGGGTTTCACCGCCGAAAGCGACAGCCTGATGGAGCGCATGCTGGCGCAGGTGCTGAAAAATACTGATACGCGTATTCAAAATGATATGCGCGTTAACCCGGCCTTCCTGTTTGCTGCCATGTTCTGGTATCCGCAGCTGGAATCCGCCGAGCGTATTGCGCAGGAAAGCGGCCTGACCTATTACGATGCCTTTGCCCTGTCGATGAACGAAATTCTGGATGAAGCCTGCCGCGCGCTAGCGATTCCGAAACGTATCACCACTTTGATTCGCGATATCTGGCAGCTGCAGTTGCGCATGTCGCGTCGTCACGGCAAACGTGCGTGGAAGCTGATGGAGCATCCTAAGTTCCGCGCCGCTTACGACCTGATGGCGCTGCGTGCCGACGTGGAAAACAATCCTGAGCTGCAAAAGCTGACGCATTGGTGGGGCGAGTTCCAGGCGGCCGCGCCGGTCCAGCAGAAAACCATGATGACCACGCTGGGCGACGATCCGGCACCGCGCCGTAAACCGCGCCGTCCACGCCGCCGTCCAACCGGGCCACGTCGCGATACCAATAGCGCGCAATGA
- the gluQRS gene encoding tRNA glutamyl-Q(34) synthetase GluQRS: MTALTPPCIGRFAPSPSGDLHFGSLIAALGSYLSARAQQGSWLVRIEDIDPPREVPGAATRILQQLEHYGLQWDGEVLWQSQRHDAYRAALSWLQSHRQSYFCRCTRRRIQQSGGFYDGHCRDLQLPPDNAALRLRQHAPVFGFDDRLRGHLQAEAQLAQEDFIIHRRDGLFAYNLAVVVDDHFQGVTEIVRGADLIEPTVRQIALYQQFAWPVPDYLHLPLAVNQDGNKLSKQNHAPALPTGDARPLLVQALRFLGQPVSPGWQDESLENLLKQAVAQWNIRLIPLQNGLKPDETTSPFLNGSQQAMISR, from the coding sequence ATGACCGCTTTAACTCCTCCCTGCATTGGGCGTTTCGCTCCCTCTCCTTCGGGTGACCTGCATTTTGGTTCGCTGATTGCTGCGTTAGGCAGTTACCTGAGTGCGCGTGCGCAACAGGGAAGCTGGCTGGTGCGCATCGAAGATATCGATCCGCCACGTGAAGTTCCCGGTGCGGCAACGCGTATTTTGCAGCAGCTGGAACATTACGGTTTGCAGTGGGATGGCGAAGTGCTGTGGCAGTCACAGCGTCATGATGCCTATCGTGCCGCGCTGAGCTGGCTGCAAAGCCATCGTCAAAGTTACTTCTGCCGCTGTACCCGGCGTCGTATTCAGCAGTCAGGCGGATTTTATGACGGCCACTGCCGCGATTTGCAGCTGCCACCCGATAATGCCGCATTACGCCTGCGTCAACATGCACCCGTTTTCGGTTTTGACGATCGTTTGCGCGGCCATTTACAGGCGGAAGCGCAGCTGGCACAGGAAGATTTTATTATCCATCGCCGTGATGGGCTATTTGCCTATAACCTGGCGGTGGTGGTCGATGACCATTTTCAAGGCGTAACGGAAATTGTGCGCGGCGCAGATTTAATTGAGCCGACGGTGCGCCAGATAGCGCTTTATCAGCAGTTCGCCTGGCCGGTGCCGGATTACCTGCATTTACCGCTCGCGGTCAATCAGGATGGCAATAAACTTTCAAAGCAAAATCATGCGCCCGCGCTGCCAACCGGCGATGCGCGACCGCTGCTGGTGCAGGCGCTGCGCTTTCTCGGTCAACCGGTTTCGCCAGGATGGCAGGATGAATCGCTGGAAAACCTGCTGAAACAGGCCGTCGCGCAGTGGAATATCCGCCTGATTCCGTTGCAGAACGGTCTCAAGCCCGATGAAACGACATCGCCATTCCTAAATGGTTCTCAACAGGCTATGATTAGCCGCTGA
- the dksA gene encoding RNA polymerase-binding protein DksA: MQEGQNRKTSSLSILAIAGVEPYQVKPGEEYMNDAQLGHFRKILEAWRNQLRDEVDRTVSHMQDEAANFPDPVDRAAQEEEFSLELRNRDRERKLIKKIEKTLKKVDDDDFGYCDSCGVEIGIRRLEARPTADLCIDCKTLAEIREKQMAG; this comes from the coding sequence ATGCAAGAAGGGCAAAACCGTAAAACATCGTCCCTGAGTATCCTCGCCATTGCTGGAGTGGAGCCGTATCAGGTGAAACCGGGCGAAGAGTATATGAACGACGCCCAGCTAGGTCACTTCCGTAAGATTCTGGAAGCCTGGCGCAACCAACTTCGGGATGAAGTAGATCGCACTGTGTCGCACATGCAGGACGAAGCTGCCAACTTCCCGGATCCGGTCGACCGTGCCGCACAGGAAGAAGAGTTCAGCCTGGAATTACGTAACCGCGATCGTGAGCGTAAACTCATTAAAAAGATTGAGAAAACGCTTAAGAAAGTGGATGACGACGATTTCGGCTACTGTGATTCCTGCGGTGTAGAAATTGGTATTCGCCGCCTCGAAGCGCGTCCGACTGCTGACCTCTGCATCGACTGCAAAACGCTGGCAGAAATCCGCGAGAAGCAGATGGCTGGCTAA
- the sfsA gene encoding DNA/RNA nuclease SfsA, translating into MQFDPPLKPARLIARYKRFLADVITPEGETLTIHCANTGAMTGCATPGDTVWYSTSESVTRKYSHSWELTETQQGHWICVNTLRANQLVREALSHNAIPELSAYSHCQPEVKYGTEKSRIDFLLQAEGRSNCYIEVKSVTLLHLGKGYFPDAVTTRGQKHLRELSTIVAEGHRAVLLFAVLHTGIEDVSPARHIDVQYAELLEQAQRCGVEVLAYQAQISPLKMLLTRPINVAL; encoded by the coding sequence ATGCAGTTCGATCCCCCGCTCAAACCCGCCCGCTTGATCGCCCGTTACAAACGTTTTTTAGCCGATGTGATCACGCCGGAAGGCGAAACGCTAACTATTCACTGCGCCAACACCGGCGCGATGACCGGTTGTGCCACGCCGGGTGACACGGTGTGGTACTCAACCTCCGAGAGCGTTACGCGAAAATATTCGCACAGTTGGGAGCTCACCGAGACCCAACAAGGCCACTGGATCTGCGTCAATACGCTGCGCGCCAACCAGTTGGTACGTGAGGCGCTAAGCCACAATGCAATTCCGGAATTATCCGCTTACAGCCACTGCCAGCCTGAAGTGAAATACGGCACGGAAAAAAGCCGAATTGACTTTCTGCTGCAAGCGGAGGGTCGATCGAACTGCTATATTGAAGTCAAGTCCGTCACCCTTTTACATCTAGGTAAAGGCTATTTTCCGGATGCCGTGACGACTCGAGGTCAGAAACATCTGCGCGAACTCAGCACTATCGTGGCAGAGGGTCATCGAGCCGTTTTGTTGTTCGCGGTTTTGCATACGGGGATTGAGGACGTTTCCCCGGCACGCCATATCGACGTGCAATACGCAGAACTACTGGAACAGGCGCAGCGTTGTGGTGTAGAGGTGTTAGCGTATCAAGCTCAGATATCACCGTTAAAGATGTTACTAACGCGTCCGATTAACGTAGCGTTGTAA
- the thpR gene encoding RNA 2',3'-cyclic phosphodiesterase encodes MATQRLFFALELPAPLQQQLVQWRADNFAAEAGKPVEAANLHLTLAFLGEVGDETSRKLQLLASRIVQPGFALDLDDAGHWPRPGVVWLGCQRAPRGLLQLASLLRAQAARHGCAQSAQPFHPHVTLLRHAASQVALPARGFHWRTDIHHFALFASNVTRGRTRYQALARWPLLSSGE; translated from the coding sequence CTGGCAACGCAACGTCTGTTTTTTGCTCTTGAACTGCCCGCTCCGCTCCAGCAACAGCTGGTGCAGTGGCGCGCAGATAACTTTGCGGCTGAGGCGGGTAAACCGGTCGAGGCGGCCAATTTGCACCTGACGCTGGCCTTTCTCGGCGAGGTAGGCGATGAGACATCACGTAAGCTGCAGCTGTTAGCCTCGCGCATTGTGCAGCCTGGCTTTGCGCTGGATTTGGATGATGCCGGACACTGGCCGCGCCCCGGCGTGGTGTGGCTGGGTTGCCAGCGTGCGCCGCGCGGCCTGCTGCAGCTCGCCAGCCTGTTGCGTGCGCAAGCCGCACGGCACGGTTGTGCGCAAAGTGCGCAGCCATTCCATCCGCATGTCACGCTGTTGCGCCATGCGGCGTCACAGGTCGCGCTACCCGCGCGCGGCTTTCACTGGCGCACTGATATCCATCATTTTGCACTGTTCGCCTCCAACGTGACGCGCGGCCGCACGCGTTATCAGGCGCTGGCCCGCTGGCCGCTACTATCATCAGGAGAGTAA